Proteins encoded in a region of the Corvus hawaiiensis isolate bCorHaw1 chromosome 18, bCorHaw1.pri.cur, whole genome shotgun sequence genome:
- the LOC125335291 gene encoding derlin-2-like isoform X1, with product MAYQGFAQEYLGMPAVTRAYTTACVLTTAAVQLEFITPFQLYFNPDLIFRKFQIWRLITNFLFFGPLGFSFFFNMIFLYRYCRMLEEGSFRGRTADFVFMFLFGGFLMTLFGLFASLFFLGQAFTIMLVYVWSRRNPYIRMNFFGLLNFQAPFLPWVLMGFSLLLGNSIIIDLLGIAVGHIYYFLEDVFPNQPGGKKLLLTPSFLKMVFDTPEEDPNYNPLPEDRPEHQPRDQDQNEQQHPQ from the exons ATGGCGTACCAGGGCTTCGCGCAGGAGTACCTGGGCATGCCGGCCGTGACCCGCGCCTACACCACCGCCTGCGTGCTCACCACCGCCGCCGTG cagctggagttCATCACTCCCTTCCAGCTGTACTTCAACCCCGACCTCATCTTCAGGAAATTCCAG atatGGAGGCTGATCACCAACTTCCTCTTTTTTGGGCCCCTGGgattcagtttctttttcaacATGATATTTCT GTACAGGTACTGCCGCATGCTAGAAGAAGGCTCCTTCCGTGGAAGGACGGCTGACTTTGTCTTCATGTTCCTCTTTGGAGGGTTTCTCATGACA CTATTTGGGCTCTTTGCCAGCCTGTTTTTCCTGGGCCAGGCTTTCACCATCATGCTGGTGTATGTATGGAGTCGCAGGAACCCTTATATCCGCATGAACTTTTTTGGGCTTCTTAACTTCCAAGCCCCCTTCCTGCCCTGGGTACTGATGGGATTCTCTCTGCTCCTTGGCAACTCCATCATCATTGATTTGCTGG GGATTGCAGTGGGTCATATCTATTATTTCTTGGAAGATGTTTTTCCCAACcagcctggaggaaagaagTTGCTCTTAACCCCTAGCTTTCT GAAGATGGTTTTTGACACACCTGAAGAGGATCCCAATTACAACCCTCTCCCTGAGGATCGTCCAGAACACCAGCCTAGAGACCAAGACCAGAACGAGCAGCAGCATCCGCAGTAA
- the LOC125335291 gene encoding derlin-2-like isoform X2: protein MAYQGFAQEYLGMPAVTRAYTTACVLTTAAVLEFITPFQLYFNPDLIFRKFQIWRLITNFLFFGPLGFSFFFNMIFLYRYCRMLEEGSFRGRTADFVFMFLFGGFLMTLFGLFASLFFLGQAFTIMLVYVWSRRNPYIRMNFFGLLNFQAPFLPWVLMGFSLLLGNSIIIDLLGIAVGHIYYFLEDVFPNQPGGKKLLLTPSFLKMVFDTPEEDPNYNPLPEDRPEHQPRDQDQNEQQHPQ, encoded by the exons ATGGCGTACCAGGGCTTCGCGCAGGAGTACCTGGGCATGCCGGCCGTGACCCGCGCCTACACCACCGCCTGCGTGCTCACCACCGCCGCCGTG ctggagttCATCACTCCCTTCCAGCTGTACTTCAACCCCGACCTCATCTTCAGGAAATTCCAG atatGGAGGCTGATCACCAACTTCCTCTTTTTTGGGCCCCTGGgattcagtttctttttcaacATGATATTTCT GTACAGGTACTGCCGCATGCTAGAAGAAGGCTCCTTCCGTGGAAGGACGGCTGACTTTGTCTTCATGTTCCTCTTTGGAGGGTTTCTCATGACA CTATTTGGGCTCTTTGCCAGCCTGTTTTTCCTGGGCCAGGCTTTCACCATCATGCTGGTGTATGTATGGAGTCGCAGGAACCCTTATATCCGCATGAACTTTTTTGGGCTTCTTAACTTCCAAGCCCCCTTCCTGCCCTGGGTACTGATGGGATTCTCTCTGCTCCTTGGCAACTCCATCATCATTGATTTGCTGG GGATTGCAGTGGGTCATATCTATTATTTCTTGGAAGATGTTTTTCCCAACcagcctggaggaaagaagTTGCTCTTAACCCCTAGCTTTCT GAAGATGGTTTTTGACACACCTGAAGAGGATCCCAATTACAACCCTCTCCCTGAGGATCGTCCAGAACACCAGCCTAGAGACCAAGACCAGAACGAGCAGCAGCATCCGCAGTAA
- the LOC125335291 gene encoding derlin-2-like isoform X3, with amino-acid sequence MAYQGFAQEYLGMPAVTRAYTTACVLTTAAVIWRLITNFLFFGPLGFSFFFNMIFLYRYCRMLEEGSFRGRTADFVFMFLFGGFLMTLFGLFASLFFLGQAFTIMLVYVWSRRNPYIRMNFFGLLNFQAPFLPWVLMGFSLLLGNSIIIDLLGIAVGHIYYFLEDVFPNQPGGKKLLLTPSFLKMVFDTPEEDPNYNPLPEDRPEHQPRDQDQNEQQHPQ; translated from the exons ATGGCGTACCAGGGCTTCGCGCAGGAGTACCTGGGCATGCCGGCCGTGACCCGCGCCTACACCACCGCCTGCGTGCTCACCACCGCCGCCGTG atatGGAGGCTGATCACCAACTTCCTCTTTTTTGGGCCCCTGGgattcagtttctttttcaacATGATATTTCT GTACAGGTACTGCCGCATGCTAGAAGAAGGCTCCTTCCGTGGAAGGACGGCTGACTTTGTCTTCATGTTCCTCTTTGGAGGGTTTCTCATGACA CTATTTGGGCTCTTTGCCAGCCTGTTTTTCCTGGGCCAGGCTTTCACCATCATGCTGGTGTATGTATGGAGTCGCAGGAACCCTTATATCCGCATGAACTTTTTTGGGCTTCTTAACTTCCAAGCCCCCTTCCTGCCCTGGGTACTGATGGGATTCTCTCTGCTCCTTGGCAACTCCATCATCATTGATTTGCTGG GGATTGCAGTGGGTCATATCTATTATTTCTTGGAAGATGTTTTTCCCAACcagcctggaggaaagaagTTGCTCTTAACCCCTAGCTTTCT GAAGATGGTTTTTGACACACCTGAAGAGGATCCCAATTACAACCCTCTCCCTGAGGATCGTCCAGAACACCAGCCTAGAGACCAAGACCAGAACGAGCAGCAGCATCCGCAGTAA